One window from the genome of Amycolatopsis sp. NBC_01480 encodes:
- a CDS encoding 8-amino-7-oxononanoate synthase, with translation MTESPQLPPENVFDWLDAEAEKRAAAGLVRRLRPRPAQPDELDLAGNDYLGLARDKRVAGAAAAAALRWGSGSTGSRLVTGSLELHTELELELARFCGAQAALVFSSGFAANLGAVTALSGAESAIVTDKYIHASLIEGCRLSRADVAAVAHSTPSAIQHALSTRRKPRALVITDSVFSVDGDLAPLGELAGICRENNAALLVDDAHGFGVLGEGGRGAVHAAGLSSAPDVVTTVTLSKALGAQGGAVIGPRRVIKHLVDTARSFIFDTALAPASAAAALSALGVLKSEPDLPGKVVENAGNLAMQLKAAGLRASLPDAAVISVQAPSAEAAVAWAESCAEHGIRVGCFRPPSVPDGISRLRLTARADLTEADLDRAVKVITASAPRGATA, from the coding sequence GTGACCGAATCCCCCCAGCTGCCGCCTGAAAACGTCTTCGACTGGCTCGACGCCGAGGCGGAGAAGCGGGCAGCCGCGGGGCTCGTACGGCGGCTGAGGCCCCGGCCCGCGCAGCCGGACGAACTCGACCTGGCGGGCAACGACTACCTCGGCCTGGCCCGCGACAAGCGGGTCGCCGGGGCCGCGGCGGCGGCCGCGCTGCGCTGGGGCTCCGGGTCCACCGGCTCCCGGCTCGTCACCGGCTCGCTGGAGCTGCACACCGAGCTGGAGCTGGAACTCGCGCGGTTCTGCGGCGCGCAGGCGGCTTTGGTGTTCTCCTCGGGTTTCGCGGCCAACCTCGGCGCGGTGACGGCGCTGTCCGGCGCCGAGTCCGCGATCGTCACGGACAAGTACATCCACGCGTCGCTGATCGAAGGCTGCCGGCTCTCGCGCGCCGACGTCGCGGCCGTCGCGCACAGCACGCCGTCGGCGATCCAGCACGCACTCTCCACGCGCCGCAAGCCGCGAGCGCTGGTCATCACGGACTCGGTCTTCTCGGTGGACGGCGACCTCGCCCCGCTCGGTGAGCTCGCCGGGATCTGCCGCGAGAACAACGCGGCCCTGCTGGTGGACGACGCGCACGGCTTCGGCGTCCTTGGCGAAGGCGGCCGTGGCGCGGTGCACGCGGCCGGGCTGTCCAGCGCCCCCGACGTCGTGACGACCGTGACGCTTTCGAAGGCCCTCGGCGCCCAGGGCGGCGCCGTCATCGGCCCGCGGCGGGTGATCAAGCACCTCGTGGACACCGCTCGCAGCTTCATCTTCGACACCGCCCTCGCGCCGGCCAGCGCCGCGGCCGCGCTTTCGGCGCTGGGCGTGCTGAAGTCCGAGCCGGACCTGCCGGGCAAGGTCGTGGAGAACGCCGGGAACCTCGCGATGCAGCTGAAGGCCGCGGGCCTGCGGGCGAGCCTGCCGGACGCCGCGGTGATCTCGGTGCAGGCGCCTTCCGCCGAAGCCGCCGTCGCCTGGGCGGAATCCTGTGCGGAGCACGGAATCCGCGTCGGCTGCTTCCGCCCGCCGTCGGTGCCGGACGGCATCTCGCGGCTGCGCCTGACCGCCCGCGCCGACCTCACCGAGGCCGACCTGGACCGCGCGGTGAAGGTGATCACGGCGTCGGCCCCGCGCGGCGCCACGGCCTGA
- a CDS encoding DEAD/DEAH box helicase translates to MTVTFNSGHSSTSAHAGRPDRKPRQRPATGGGGEGMLRDDAVETVATKTFAQLGLPEELLRALAEAGINSPFPIQSATIPDALAGRDVLGRAQTGSGKTLAFGLAMLARLNGGRARPKRPRALVLVPTRELAMQVADSLTPLAKSLGLWCRTAVGGMAFTRQADALSRGVDLLIATPGRLSDHVRQGTASLGDCNFIALDEADQMADMGFMPQVREILDLTPPGGQRLLFSATLDGDVNRLVKQYLTDPVTHSVAPSTASVDTMDHHVLQVSHQDKQDIITQIGAREGRTIMFVRTKHHVDRLTERLREQGVHAAALHGGKTQGQRNRVLADFKEGHTPVLVATDVAARGIHVDNISLVLHVDPAADHKDYLHRAGRTARAGASGVVVTLVTHDQRRTVRRMTDRAGVRAETTMVRPGDDELSRITGAQAPSGEPVIERRRESPRRSGGSGRGYGGGRERGDRSYGESRGGGYGQGSREGGRPGYAGRSRTGTGAGRPQRPGRGPRRSYDS, encoded by the coding sequence GTGACAGTCACGTTCAACTCCGGTCACTCATCGACGTCCGCACACGCCGGCCGTCCCGACCGCAAGCCGCGCCAGCGTCCCGCCACCGGCGGTGGCGGCGAGGGCATGCTGCGCGACGACGCCGTCGAGACAGTGGCCACCAAGACCTTCGCCCAGCTGGGGCTCCCCGAGGAGCTGCTGCGCGCGTTGGCCGAGGCGGGCATCAACTCGCCGTTCCCGATCCAGTCGGCCACCATCCCGGACGCGCTCGCGGGCCGCGACGTGCTGGGCCGCGCCCAGACCGGTTCGGGCAAGACGCTGGCGTTCGGCCTGGCCATGCTGGCCCGGCTCAACGGCGGCCGGGCCCGGCCCAAGCGCCCCCGCGCGCTGGTGCTGGTGCCCACCCGTGAGCTCGCCATGCAGGTGGCGGACTCGCTGACCCCGCTGGCCAAGTCGCTCGGCCTGTGGTGCCGCACGGCCGTCGGCGGCATGGCCTTCACCCGCCAGGCCGACGCGCTTTCCCGCGGCGTCGACCTGCTCATCGCGACCCCGGGCCGGCTGTCGGACCACGTCCGACAGGGCACCGCTTCGCTGGGCGACTGCAACTTCATCGCCCTCGACGAGGCCGACCAGATGGCGGACATGGGCTTCATGCCGCAGGTCCGGGAGATCCTCGACCTCACCCCGCCGGGCGGGCAGCGCCTGCTGTTCTCGGCGACGCTCGACGGTGACGTCAACCGGCTGGTCAAGCAGTACCTGACCGACCCGGTCACGCACTCGGTGGCGCCGTCCACTGCGAGCGTCGACACCATGGACCACCACGTGCTCCAGGTTTCGCACCAGGACAAGCAGGACATCATCACGCAGATCGGCGCCCGCGAGGGCCGCACGATCATGTTCGTGCGGACCAAGCACCACGTCGACCGCCTGACCGAGCGGCTGCGCGAGCAGGGTGTGCACGCCGCGGCGCTGCACGGCGGCAAGACGCAGGGCCAGCGCAACCGGGTCCTGGCCGACTTCAAGGAAGGCCACACCCCGGTGCTGGTCGCCACCGACGTCGCCGCGCGCGGTATCCACGTGGACAACATCTCGCTGGTGCTGCACGTGGACCCGGCCGCGGACCACAAGGACTACCTGCACCGCGCGGGCCGCACCGCGCGCGCCGGGGCGTCCGGTGTCGTGGTCACGCTGGTGACGCACGACCAGCGTCGCACCGTCCGCCGGATGACCGATCGGGCCGGCGTGCGCGCCGAGACCACGATGGTCCGCCCGGGCGACGACGAGCTCTCGCGCATCACCGGTGCCCAGGCGCCGAGCGGCGAGCCGGTCATCGAGCGTCGTCGTGAGTCGCCGCGCCGCAGCGGCGGCAGCGGCCGCGGTTACGGCGGCGGTCGTGAGCGTGGCGACCGCAGCTACGGCGAGAGCCGCGGCGGCGGTTACGGCCAGGGCTCGCGTGAAGGCGGCCGTCCCGGTTACGCCGGTCGCAGCCGTACCGGCACCGGCGCGGGCCGTCCGCAGCGTCCGGGCCGCGGCCCGCGTCGCAGCTACGACAGCTGA